CTTTGCCGTTTCGTCGAGGAGCATCTCTGGCTTCacatctcctctgctctccAATTCACTGTACTTCTCCACAAACctgagcaaaacacacacacagcacacaacacttataaaatatacaaaattcaATCacctttatataaaatatataaggtatatatacacatacccCATCTTGTTTAGCATGTTAATTCTTAACATATCTTCATTACTACACAttgattgtaaatacatatatagatatttttaaTACCTCTTCTTACGGACAATAACtgactataaagcaccaacatctGGTATGACGAATGCAGACGTGTCTCTAGCAGACGAGCTGAATGCCTTCTACACTCGCTTTGAGGCTGCACCTAACAGTgctaatgctaaagctaatgctaaagctaatggctgcagacaggaagagaatgcaAACACCGGAAACGCGTTCATAAGCCTTCAGGACAGttaacaccaggaaagcagTAGAACCAGTCAGAATCTCCTCAGAGGCAGCCCTGACCAGCTAGCAACAGTGTTCACAGATATATCCAACCTCTCCGTAGTTGGTAATCCCCACATGCTttaaagagtccatcattgttcctgtcccgaagaaacccTGTCCTGCTtccctcagtagtgatgaagtgctttgagaggctggtcagagacttcatcatctcttcactACCTGACTTACCGGCCGAACCGCTCAAAAGATGATGCCATTtctcacctccttcacacatcactcactcacctggacactagaaaggggaattatgttaaaatgctgttttttgactacagttcagcgtttaacactataatcccctccacactcaccaccatgctggagcacctgggactcagcaCATCTCTGTGTCAatggatctccaatttcctaactggcagaccacaggcagtaaggatgggccccccagggttgtgttctgagccccctgctgtactcattGTACACgtatgactgtgtggccactatcaactccaccaccaccatcaagtttgctgacgacGTTGTGGTCGGACTGATCTCTGACAACAGTGAGACAGCCTACCTGGAGATTAGGAATCTGGAGAACTGGTGTCAGAGAAACAACCTCCTCCTTAACATTAGCAAGacaaaggagctgatagtggacttcagcacaaagcaggagaggaactaccagaacCCCGTGATCAACAACACCCCAGTGGAGAGACGGGACAGCTTCAGATGCCTcggtgtttacatcacgcaggacctgtcatggtcctgtcacatcaacactgtgGTGAAAAAAAGGCCTAGCAGCGTCTCTAccacctcagacgcttgagagaTTTTAAACTGCCCTCTAAGGTGCTtaggaacttttactcctgcaccacagagagcatcctgataggaaacatcacaacctggttcaggaacagcaccatgcaggacagacaagctcttcagggggtggtgcgatcagctgagcacaTCATCtgtaccaagctccctgacctgcactcaatctacaacaaacggtgctggaccaaggccaggaagactttaaagatggacaacaCTGCTGcccattatttcatttcactccatgaccaccCCATACTGCTGCCGTCTGCACATTTCACATACtttatacagtttatacagttctactttttacatttttatatatttctacttTAATTACTATtctaatttctattttattttatttactgtaacaaaactgcatattttatattttattctttcctttGGCATTTTACCTacttatttcctttttccttttcaaggtcacagtcgtgtaagcatttcactgcacatCATACTGTGTAGGATTGCgtacgtgacaaataaaaatttgaaaagaaaaaaaaaaaaaaacacaaaaaaaaaaaaaacataagacaTCCATTCTCCTGTACATATCACCCCTATAGCTGTATATCTTTGTACACcaatcttattcacttcacctctcactgctcagaatgttatggctgatcgacGTATGTAGCAGAGGCACATGAAATAATAATGCTATTGCTTACAGTGCTTTCCTTTACACCATATCAAATtcctataaaatatttaaaacaagcTCATCATACCTCTGGCAGCTTGATACAAAGTTGGTTTTTGTGAGATCAAACGCTTTAGGTCCATTTCCGTACAACTCGTAGAATTTcctatagtaaaaaaaaaaagaaaaaaaaagcacaatttatttattttttattcattgttttatCATTATAGAGGTCAAGACACAAAAGCCAAACAGAAATCTTTAATTACGCTCGTATTTGATCTTCCTTGTAAAAGATTTCAGGCACGTTCTCCTCAGTTTTCCGTCGCGACAGTCTCAATGGTTTCACATAGACGGGTTCTCTCTTCGGACGAAATGCAGAGTACACATCAAACCAAACAGGTTTCTGAGACTCTTTGATGACTCCAGCACGCATAAGATCTCGAACCCTTGACaagtgacagaaaaaaagaaaaagcgtTGAGGATTAAGCAAACATTTCACAGTTTACGGTGCCTTGAATCATCTCGTATTCACCCTGCTTGAACTTTTGTAGCATTACTATGTGAAACTGAAATGGACTAAATTGagatttctttttctcatcttGCCAGATTCCTGGGCCGTCCTGacacctgctggttctggtgaaACTTCATATCAAGTCATTTTCAGACTGGAACAGGTCTTCTAGCACCTTCTTCAAGTTCTAGCACCTTCTGGTTCTTGGATTTGGACCCATGTACCTTTGGCATTGTTTTGTTTGAAGGTGAAAATTCGTACCAAGTCACTTGCAGACTGGAACAGGTTTTCTACCTGTTTTAACTCTGACCAGTTTCCCCATACCTTGCTGAGGGAAGtggcagctcagtggttaaggtgttggaaggttgtcagttcaaatcccaggaccaccaagctgccactgctgtgcccctgagaaggtccttaacctctaaattgcttagttgtataaatgaaagtCCTATTTCAATGTATATAATTTCAATAATACCTCCATCcaataaccttgtgctccagtacatctaaTCACATGAGCATCATCATCTAGTGCTTGCTAATATCAAGAACAGCAGCTACACTAATTCCTCTACACTTGCTATTCTTTTTATACTCATCCTGAGGCATTTATAGATTGTACCAGCTCCAGTTgtgttctgcttcatgaagatttcagacatCAGAAGACTTTCAGAAGATGCCAACCCcttgtggactttgaggacaacaacctcctaataaCATTCTACAgatgctgtatctccatcattgaTGATCTGAAGGCTTTggcatggaggagttggtgttgaatctataatgCACTCAGATGTGGAGCTATTTTATGAGCTGCTCAGGAGCTCCTACTctaactgactgtatatgactgtagaaatggcattattcataatcacactctctggtgtcacccaaatgaggatgaggttctcttttgagtctggttcctctcaaggtttcttcctcatatcatctaagggagtttttcctcaccacagtctcctcaggcttgctcattatgaataaatacaaaaaaaagttaaatacaAGTGAAAATTATGCCTAAACATTTGTACTATAtgtcttatgttctgtaaagctgctttgagacaacgcccattgttaaaagcgctatataaataaaactgaattgaattgagctCGCAGtgtctgctctaattcatcctaaaggtgttcccCAAGGAGGTCAGgactttatgaaccttgctttggtcactggtgtacagtcatgttggaacaggaaggggtcatccccaaactgtttccacaaagcattaaattgtccaaaatgtcttggtatgaagctgaagcattaagagttcctttcactggaactaaggggccgagtccaacccctgaaaaacaacacctgaactcaatgatttggaggggtgtcccaaaacttagagcaatatagtatatatgacttatttttatacttcttttggggaaaaaatgtaaaccTTGGTATTTTGCAATCCATATGACTATTTAATTGCCGATCAACCTACCGGCATgttttatgtgagtgtgttatttctAACAAACTCTCGAGAACACACCAAAGTCCAAAGAGATGGTTAAAGTAAATACATTGATATAACTATAACTATGATAGTCGTTACACTGTGATAAATacaatttatacacattttGCTACTTTCATACGAATACCGCTATAATAAGAAACCGTGACTCGGTTATCGCACGATAATGCATGTAACCCAAACCGTAAAACCCCCTTATACAAGCAAGCATTTAGTTTGTTTTCTAAACCAATCGGTTTGCtctgtctcagctgtaaacattttgttttttcagtgaACCCAGCAGCATCACTTTACCTGTCTTTTTAGTCACCTTTACAGATAAAAAGCCGCAAATAAAGCAAACTGTCCACCTAAAGTAATACATAAACCTTTCTGATCCACATACGTACCGGGTAAAAACAGTTCCGACCTTCTCAAGTCGACTTCCAGCCATTGTGcacttgagaaaaaaaataatatttaaagaaacGAGAATAAAATAACAGGGGTCATGAGAAACCCGTGTCTCTTCAGCTCACCGGAGGTTAACACTTCCCACCCGTATTTAGAAAATCCCATCCCCTCTGTAGGGATTGGTTTGTATTATACGATATTCTGAATTGTGATTGGCCAGTAATTTACAATCGTACACATTTCATATGTCCGCCTGCTATGAAGAAACAACCAATCACAAAGCAGAAGGCGGGATTTGTTGGAATACGGGTAGCGATAACAGAACGCTCACACCAAGCTGCATGGCACACGACTTCCTGCAAAGGCAATACGGCATCTCATTAAGGACAAACagtgtctgtattttttttaaagcatatactgtatatggacGAGGTCTGGAAAAACATAATGGTTTAATTGGTATACTGGTAATTGGTATATATTAGTAAAcgtttatttaattaaacaaaatataagtagcaattattattattatttataaaacattgttCAATAAGAATACGAAGTAATAAGAAAACATTAGATACTAGTTtttttgtgtggagtttgcatgttctccccgtccctgtgtgggtttactccgggtgctccggtttcgtcccacagtccaaatacatgtacattaggttgattagtaattctaaattgcccgtaggagtgagtgtgagtgtgtgtggttgtctgtctatatgtgtggccctgtgatggactggtgacctgtccagggtgtacccctgcctttcacccaatatgtgctgggataggctccagcagatccctgtgaccctaattagaaataaagcaggtatagaaaatggatggatagatactaGTTATGGCATCAATACTGTTGCTGAGACAGTCAGTTAAGCCTTATTTATactacatttaaaattaatatcacCCTTTTAGTAAATGTTTTCCAATACCAAGCTGAATTAAACATTTCTGTCAGATTTTCAAAAGCTTTGCTGATTTATTTCATGCTTGTATGTGTTACATACTGATAAATGGGCTTAAAATCTTTAAATTGCCAAACATATTTAAGATGCAGCTGATTGAAatttagccacacccacaaaactccataaaaagaaaaaatatttgtgatgCAACACAGTGgctgatatatacacacactaagaTTTCCTACCTTTATAGGGTGCCATTACATTTGTTCTAAATTAAGAGCTAGTCTTGGATTGCTGGATCAATTGCTTACttataaatcattaatattaaaccCAGTTTTTGCAGAATCTGTATTAAATTAGTGTAAATAATTAGAATTAAGGTTATTTTAGGCTTGATCAGGTAATCAATGCATAATATCATCAACACATTTACGCAATTtcaagtcagtcagtcagtcagtcgaGACTAACGTCAGCAGGTCTCTTAATAGCTTCTCCAACCAGATTTCCATTCATAACAAACATTTCTTGGGCAAACATTCACTGAATTACGAATAAACTCAATCATATCCAGTTTGAAAAATGAGACTCATAAAAGCATAAAACCTTCTTtccatgaatttatttttattgtacaatTTCATTTGTACACATCGAATAATCAGttgaaaatcaaaataaaagacATTTCAATTTTCAATCTTTTAAAAAGACACATTTACAAAATGTATACATAGAGAAAGTCATGAGCTCAGCAACACCAATCAATCCTAAAGGTTATATTTTATGTCTTATTCATGTacaaaagatataaaaaaataacaaacaaagaaatgatTGACAGAATTATTGTACTGAGAAATGAATTATTATACTAAATATTTCCATAATAATAGATATGATGCCAGAGACAAGTAAAAATAGAATACATACAATATGTATTACTGATTGTCAGATCTTAACCAGTGACTCAGGATCTCTGATGCTGAAGCAACTCATGATAGACTAACATCttcctttaatttttaaaacagCTCTTCTTGTGCTGCTCGCTCCAGAGTTAGGCTCCAAAGATGTCCTCATGGTACCTCTTATCAGcctaaaataaacacatcatCATTATATTTACATCTTACTTTAGTGAAGGACTTAACAGACTTGGCTCTACGATCTGCCATGAGATAATGAGAGCTCACCTTCAGTTGACCCAGATATTCTCCAGCCTGAGTGAGTGTTATACCTAGACGGCTAACCAGGATCTCTTGTATAGAACGTGCGACTTCCCGGGCCATGGTCATgctcccacacacatacacatgtccAGACTTCTGGATCAAGGCTTCCCAAACTTCTTCACTAAGCTGCTTCTTCAGGACATCTTGAACATACACCTAGGGAGAAAAGAGGAAAGGTTATGGCTTCACTGGGTATCAAGTTTGTCAATAGTATAACAGTCAGCTGTCTATACAGTCAGTGTATATATCTTTGGTTTAGCCATTGCCTAGCTACAGCAATATTTGGAAAAGTAGACACATGGAAATTGTCAGACCTGACagtagaagaagcctttatttttgtcacatatacattacagcacagtggaattcttttatTCACATATCCATATCATGATATAGCACCCCTGGAGTAGAGAGacttaagggccatgctcaaaGACCCAACATTGGCAGTTTGGTATTTGGGGTTTGAACCCAGTGGCAGTTCAGCATTGATAGGGTTTTAACCCTGACATTCTGATTAACATGTCAGAGTGTTTAGCGCTTGTGCCTCTGACAGACCTCACTATCCCTTCATTCAAAATAATAGTGAACCTGCATATCattagaagaagcctttattatcagcacacatacattacagcacagtggaattctattcttcacatatcccagctgagaaagttgggatcagagcacaggggcagctatgatacagtgcccctggagcagagcgggttaaaggccttgctcaggtgcccaacagtggcagcgtTGTTGACCTTCtgctcaacaacccagagccttaaccacttgagccaccactgccaaCCAGACTTTTGCCTTATCTTACTGATAAAGTTTATATTTTCAAAAGAAAATGGCATACCTTGGGGTAACCAGCTTGGCGAGAGTAGGCTGGAGTGATGCTCTTCAGAGTGCCATTTTCTTTCATGGCAAATGTTTCCTCTTTATAAAGATGATCAGTATCTGAACTACGACatccaaacaccaacatcataCGGCTCTCCTGCAAACCTGCAATAACAGTTTAACAATTACTGTATTTTTTCAATATCACTAAAACAATcctgatttattatatatttcatattgcAGATTGCCTGTCCAAAACTGGATCTGAGAGTACCTGTCTTTTTCATGTCATGGAAGCGTTGCTGCCAGAAGCTGCGGAAGGGAGCGATGCCACTTCCTGCTCCGATTAGGATAGTCGGAGTGGTGGGATCTGGAGGAAGGTGGAATCCGCTGGATCTGAAATCGTAATCATATTCATCAGGGTATGAGAAGATGCCACAATTTGTGCCTGAAGATCCTAACTTCGTATCATTTCTTTATTCTAGTCTCTGCAATTTTGGTGATTCCCCATTTCCCAGCTTAAGTCCACTCATTAACTAATTAACAAGCCAGAATGAAAGGCAAATTTTTGGCAAAGGACCACCAAAATGTGCAGGGTGTTGGTAAACCTTCTTTATAGTTATTTGTATGTAAACTAATTTGTTTACATACCCATGAACAAAGCAGGGAactgtctgtccttctttcaGGGTGTTGAGCCATGTGCTGCAGACACCATGATGAAGAGGACCCTTTCCATCTGGTGAGAAAAAAAGCACCAAAAAGTGTTGGTTAGAATGAGGTTCAATGAGAATCATGTTGGTTAGAATGAGGTTCATATTCAGTGTTCTCATTATGTTGTGCATAAAGattaatattacattaattGTCCTTTACCTTGGGTGCGGTAGTTGACCACGGACACAGTGAGGTGAAGCTCTTGGCGGTAAAGATCAGGGGAGGAGCTGATAGAGTAAAGACGGGGCTTCAGCAGGGGTAGCTGGCTGAGGAGGAAGGTTGCAGAGAGCTCCAGTGAAGGAAACTCCTCCAGAATCTCCAGGAAATTGGGCTTGCAGAATTCTTTCCATTTTGAGTAACACTTGAAGTCCTGAAGAAAAGTGTTGTAAAATAAGTTCTTTAAGTTATGTACCTTTTATGAATTATGTTCTAAGGTATAAAAGCTGTTTATCATCAAGTAGGGACTTAATGTACCGATGCCAGTTCTAGAAGGCGCTGTCGGTCATCTTCCGTCTTGGTCAACTGTGAGAGCTTGCGTAGGAAGCTTTGAGAAGGTGGTGTGGTGATATCCAGGAGGAAGGTAAGAGCCTGGGTTAGAGAGCAGGCTGGGAGACGAGAGTCTGTCTGCCATCCTTCACCTCCTACAGGATGCAACATTGATAAAAGTCTTTGATTTCTATATGGCTCTATAGAACACTTGATTCTCAACTTATTGGTCATTTTAGGCATTTGGACTGATAATTCTGGAAAACAAGCTATCACAGATACAAAGGTTACTAGTGTTTAAGTTGCTGTCATTAGTCATCTCAGCTTATTTGCCAGGATTTTTCACGATAATTGATAGCAGTCTTGAAAATTTAGTAGAACTTTTACCAGGGCCAGACTCCGGCAGGTATTCAAGTTGGATACTCTGATTGTTGGGAGGACCGTTGGGGAGGTGCTTCAGAATGCCCATCACCAGCTCATTTGAATTTCCTGGGAACAAGCCAACGTGGTCACCAGCAGCATAATTTAAGACCTGTTTCCCATTGTCCACCTCCAGCTCCACCAGTAAAGTAGAGCGGCTAAAAATCAAATGACATGAAACAGTGAAAAACAGCGAAAAAAAGGTCTGGTACGATTCCAATGCAAGGCAAGATGTGAAGATTATAGAGTAAGCTGATTAAGAGCAGACCTTGACTCAGGATTCTGGAgattctttctcttctttagCTTCATGGGAAACACAGTTTTTGAGTGAAGCACTGACAGGGCTGTAAAGACAAAACATGTATGCTGTTGTATGCACCATATACCATTTTATTACAAATGCAAGTGTATTTTGATTTAATATCTCATCACTAATCGTAAGTAAGATTTTCTGTTAGACAGGGTACCTGAGATGCGGTCTAGGGTGCTGCTGTCAGGTTGAACTCGGTATCTCTTAGGATCCCAGGTCTCTGTTAAGCGTTCAGACCCTGAAAGTTGGCCCTTAACACCAAATTCCTCACATGCAGCCTATAggatgaaatatgatttttagaAAAAGCAGAATATTGTTATGCTTTCTTGCCATTAATGGGAGTTGGCGTCCCACCAACCTTAAACAAACTGCAAGCCCATGCAGAAAAAGCCTCTTCTTGCCCATTGAGCTCATCTCCCTCTCCAATGGAAGTCAAACGTTTGGCTCCCAGCTCTGCGAACTTGTTATCCACAGTATGGGCAAAAGCACAAAACTGTGGATACATGCGAGAGCCAAGGCCAAAAACACAGTACCTGTGTgattgaaaagaaataaatacatattactCAAGCTTCCTGTTCAACAGTTCGGACATTGTTAGTTGTTACTGTAACCAGATATACTTAGGACTCACCTCATGTTGTTTTGCAGCTTATTCAAGTTCATGAGCTGCTTTTTGAAACTCTGTGAAAAGAAGAAATCACGATGTCAAGATCTAGTATACATCTAGTTTGTATATTATTCCTTCAATAGATATGCAGGCAGAAACTTTTAGAAACTGCTCTTAATGCAACCTTAATGCAACATCATTGGGCAactaaatacatacatacacttcCATGATGTAACATACCTCTCCGTTTCCTGGGGGGTCTCCACTGCCAAACGTGCTGGTGACGACCATTAAAAAACGCTCCTTCTTAAGATCCTGAAAATCGTAGTCCTCCATGCAAAGTAGCT
The window above is part of the Hemibagrus wyckioides isolate EC202008001 linkage group LG17, SWU_Hwy_1.0, whole genome shotgun sequence genome. Proteins encoded here:
- the mrps23 gene encoding 28S ribosomal protein S23, mitochondrial, translated to MAGSRLEKVGTVFTRVRDLMRAGVIKESQKPVWFDVYSAFRPKREPVYVKPLRLSRRKTEENVPEIFYKEDQIRAKFYELYGNGPKAFDLTKTNFVSSCQRFVEKYSELESRGDVKPEMLLDETAKALLADGIVLRRRGGGPAVAAETHNPVLSMKLTDMLAEQQKGTRTPEEHTHTPSTDSSNTL
- the LOC131367537 gene encoding nitric oxide synthase, inducible-like yields the protein MGKIIHDSTKELPLTQTNKMKGNRISRCPMSVQMKNYENGSSHQDTLFHRAVKNQLCRSKMCEGSIMNPKTLMRSSPVSPLSTNELLTQAIDFINQYYKSFKTSKIDEHLARVNEVANEIDATGTYQLTLEEMAFGAKQAWRNAPRCIGRIQWSNLQVFDARKCRTSKEMFQFLCSHIKFASNGGNIRSAITIFPQRTDGQHDFRVWNSQLVKYAGYQLEDGQIIGDPASVEFTEICVQLGWTPKYGSFDVLPLILQANGEDPELFEIPPDLILEVEMEHPQYEWFKDLNLKWFALPAVSNMLLEIGGLEFTACPFNGWYMGTEIGVRDFCDTQRYNILEKVGHRMGLDTHNLSSLWKDQALVAINIAVIHSFQKNKVTIMDHHSAAESFMKHMETELRLRGGCPADWVWLVPPMSGSLTPVFHQEMISYILSPFYYYQPDPWLTYVWKDETKGLKKRRKISFSALTKAVVFSQILMQSALKKRVPCTILFATETGKSQTFAKKLKSMLSYAFNPRLLCMEDYDFQDLKKERFLMVVTSTFGSGDPPGNGESFKKQLMNLNKLQNNMRYCVFGLGSRMYPQFCAFAHTVDNKFAELGAKRLTSIGEGDELNGQEEAFSAWACSLFKAACEEFGVKGQLSGSERLTETWDPKRYRVQPDSSTLDRISALSVLHSKTVFPMKLKKRKNLQNPESSRSTLLVELEVDNGKQVLNYAAGDHVGLFPGNSNELVMGILKHLPNGPPNNQSIQLEYLPESGPGGEGWQTDSRLPACSLTQALTFLLDITTPPSQSFLRKLSQLTKTEDDRQRLLELASDFKCYSKWKEFCKPNFLEILEEFPSLELSATFLLSQLPLLKPRLYSISSSPDLYRQELHLTVSVVNYRTQDGKGPLHHGVCSTWLNTLKEGQTVPCFVHGSSGFHLPPDPTTPTILIGAGSGIAPFRSFWQQRFHDMKKTGLQESRMMLVFGCRSSDTDHLYKEETFAMKENGTLKSITPAYSRQAGYPKVYVQDVLKKQLSEEVWEALIQKSGHVYVCGSMTMAREVARSIQEILVSRLGITLTQAGEYLGQLKADKRYHEDIFGA